Genomic DNA from Solanum pennellii chromosome 3, SPENNV200:
CTACTAATTAAGGCtagtattgagttttttaaAATGACGGAGAATAGTATCTAATGCTAATGAAATACAATAATTACTCCGTAATCTGTCTTAATTGCTTCaacttttgaattgacacatctattaagaaaataattattgacacaatgaattactattttatccctattaattatgaagtaaatgtattaaaaacttaaaatttcaagaagttttACAAGTTTTCGAAGTAATTAAGGGtataacaagtaaaaaaaaagttattctttcttgatttgtcaaaattgacaagtaattcaaaacaactaaaaaagaaaaaataaataattaattaggaaaggaggaaatatcttttttttaatatgtcaaAAGCAAGTAGCATCAAAAATCTATTGTaagaataagtaaaaataaaattttttgaatattaaaaaaatcattaataaagttaatttaataaaatacacaTCTAACTAAAAAGAATCAATAAGTGTGTCGGATTATTGATACTCGGAATCAATTCCCTTTAATGCATTTTTGAGTAAAATCTATTTCACGGGGCTTGTTTACATCCCATGTATGATTTGTAATAAAGGCTGcgataaaaattgaaatgactGCGAATTATTtcgtgattaaaaaaaaaagggaccAATATGTGTCACAAATGTATCAGTTGAAAGTTCAATCCCTATGACAAGCatactattttttctttagaaaCCGAAAAGTGGACAAGTATGAGTGCGAGAAAATTCAGTTTTCAACATCAAATAAGCCTAAAAGTGTGGAATTTTTATAACCAAGACGGCCACTGATGGCGGAGTCTTTTGACCACGAACtactttcttatttaaattaataaaatgatgACATCCTCAATTCAATTGTAGTACTAATTTTCAAATTACATGAAAAATCTGCCTCTATAAATAGTTATTTGGCCTAGttctaaaaaaaacataaacttgCAAGGCAATAGAGTTGATTATATAGTTAACAAGTTATCATAATGGCTAGCTTGAACACTTTAGCCATTGTTGCTTTTGCACTTGCTTTCTTGGTACAAGTCACTTTAGGTAAGTCGttccttttttcttaaataaattttcatcggtgtaatttaatttgttataacATGCGTAACCTTATGCAGGGGATATTGCGTGCGAGCATTTGAATGAAGCCTCTTGTGCCTTTGCAATATCAAGCACGGGTACGCGTTGTGTTTTAGAGAAACATGTTCGTAGGAGTGGTGAAGAAGTATATATATGCCGAACATCAGAAATTGAGGCTGATAAACTCAAGGATTGGATTGAAACTGATGAATGCATTGGGGGGTGTGGCGTCGATAGAAATGCCCTTGGCATTTCTTCTGATGCTCTGCTTGAGTCTCGTTTTACTAGCAAACTCTGTTCCTCTGCTTGCTACAACAACTGTCCTAACATTATTGATCTCTACTTCAATCTTGCTGCTGGGGAAGGTATTTTACTAAGTcaaatgatttgattatgttatgattaatGAATAATGGACATGTCTTTGATTGGGTATAGGTGTATATCTACCCAAGTTATGCGCAGAGCAAAAGGGAAAAGGACGTCGTGAAATGGCTGAGATTAGAAGCTCGGGCTTTGTTGCACCAGCACCGGAATCAGAAGTCAAGCCCCTTAATTTCATGGTTGCTCCGGCAATGCCTCCATTCTAAATTCGATAAAGCTTATTACACTTAGCTTAGTTACAAgtggtaaaataaaataagtactCTGGGTTTGGCCCAGTTGATAGCATATAGTTGTATCGTTCTGTGGTTTGTTAGTATTTCACAAGGCAGGTGGAGAAATGCTTCAGACTTCAGAGATCTACAAATGCATTCACCCTGCTGGGCCTATTTCAATCTTTTATTATAATGGAGTATAGATAATGTTTAATAGCAATGAAGGTACtttattgattttgttttctttccaTAAAACTTAGATCTTGTTGCTTTAGAACTGCTACTGAACGAGAGTGAATGAAGTGAGTAAGTACAAAACGAACTAATAACTAGCAAGCTACAAAGGAATGActgtattatgatattatatcaaaacccaaaatgAGCCTTTCTTAAAACTAAACATCATCCTTAATAAAAATGTTTGCTCAAGAATTACACCTTTGAAATGGGAACTATTCGTTGGTTGACTAACTAAACTGGATTTGATTCTCCGTCTTATAATCATTTTCTATTTGACCTCTCCGCAACTTTTCAAGGGAAAAAACACCTCTGAATTCCAAATGTTGGTATTGTACTTTTATCGAACAGGTAGAGTGCATTTCAGTCTTAAATTAAACCCTTCCATCTCCCAAACAATTGAGACATCGCTGAATCCTGCAAAATCCTCAAATTCTCATTAGTttgaataattcaaaaaaaaataaaaaattatgagaaGTTGAAATGGAAGTGAAGTAACTCACTTGTTTCCCTCACAAGTAGGACAAACACATGGATTTATAAATAGAGGATCATAAAGGGGTGACCATTTTATTGTACCATTTGCGTTGCAAAGCTTACATTTATAAAATCCTTTACCTCTGCAATACAAACAAAGCTTCCCAAACTTCTCCTGCCACATAAAatcaaagaagataaaaaatctgaaaatggatttttttgaaaaaaaaaatagatattaaatTACGTCCCAATTATTTACCTTATTAATTAAGGCTTTACGGCGAAGGACTGAAGTGGTGAGTGCAGAGATAGAGATAGCTCCACCAAGAAGAACAATGGAGCCTGTTGCTAACGTCCGCAGGAGTGGCGGAATCATTTCGCCACTTTGTGATAATTTGATTTCACCCGTAACTAGAGCTGTAATATGGGCTACCCAGCCGCTAATCCGTATAGGCTTTGATATTTTACGGGTCAGATCGAGCTAGCCTATTTTTTGTGTGGGCCAAAAAATGATCGGCTCGACCCACAAGTACGTAGGCTACAGGCTTATTCAGGTTAGGctaaaataacattttcttaAATGGGTTTCAAAAATCTTAACTCAGCCTTACTAAATCTAGGTTAGGTCAGGCCGGTCTAACAGGCCTAGCCCATATTAACGTTTCTACCTATAACCTCCTCCCTCGTCCCCTTTTTCCTACGTTACGTaagttgaaacttttttttttactttatcttAATATACATGTCTGATTTtgacaaattataaatatttgcacgtgaatatatttatctattagttcaactttataaaaaaattgcgAATAACAATACTAagttaaaattaagaataatattCCTCTATGCTCTTGATGTTTTACTTCCAAAATGTAAATTCACTCTACTTCTAAAAATTCAAGAGATTGTTGTTAAATACGATTCAAGTAACATACACGAACACATTGAGGGAATAGGACTCTTCTTAGTTGctttttccataattttttcACTAATTCAATTGAGCAAAAAAATACTGCAAATGGAGACAATGGCTCTAACATTGCAGCAAAACATTACCATCAGCATGAACTACAGATCGCCGCATCATCACTCTGCAAAATCCACACACCCAACTTTCTCTTTTACAAATGAAAACACAAAAAACCAGAAACTTCATATGGAAAACCCAAAGAGTCGCCGCATCAGTCTGCAAAAATCAGGCCAAAACCAACTGGTTCAGAATCAGAAAATCCCACCCAAAACCAAACTCCAAGCTCTTGAAACTGTCATTAGGAACTTAGAAATGACTGTGAAAAATGGCACTGATATTTACGACCCACAAATATTTGCATCCCTTTTAGAAACATGTTTTCAGTTGCAGGCTATTGATCATGGTATCCGTGTTCATGAACTCATTCCCGAGAAGCTTTTACGTAAAAACGTGGGCATTTCATCGAAGCTGATTAGGCTTTACGCCTGCAGTGGACAAACTCAGAAGGCCCATCAACTGTTTGATAAAATGCCTAAGAGAAATACCTCAGCATTTCCTTGGAATTCGATTATATCGGGGTATGCTGAGAAGGGTTTGTTTGAAGATGCGTTAGCCATGTATTTTCAGATGGTGGAAGAGGGTGTAGAGCCTGATTGTTACACTTTCCCACGTGCATTGAAGGCTTGTGGAGGTGTTGGGTTGATTCATGTAGGAGAGGAAGTTCATCGCCATGTGATTCGTCGTGGGTTTGGAAGTAATGGGTTTATTCTAAATGCACTTGTTGATATGTATTCAAAATGTGGTGATATTGTTAAGGCTCAAAAGCTCTTTGATCAAATTGGGACAAAGGATTTGGTTTCTTGGAATTCAATGCTCATTGGATACATGAGGCATGAGCTCGTAACTAAGGCGTTAAACCTGTTTCGTCTTATGATACGTGATGGAATAGAACCTGACTCTGTTTCTATATCAGCATTACTTGTTGCCAGAATACCTTTCTCAATTGGGAAACAAATTCATGGATGGGTTCTTCGTCGAGGGATAAATCAAGAATTGTCCATTGTTAACTCATTGGTTGATTTCTATGCAGACCAAAAGAAGTTGAAGCAAGTGAGATGGTTGTTTGAAAATATGCATGAACGGGATGTAGTGTCATGGAATTCAGTCATTTCAGCTCATTCCAAGCATTCTGAAGCCCTGTTGTACTTTGAGAAGATGGTGAAATCTGGTGACCTACCGGATAGTGTCACATTCGTATCTTTGTTGTCGGCATGTGCTCATTTAGGGAAACTAGAAGACGCGGAAAGGCTGTTTAGAGTTATGCAAGAGAGGTATGATATTAGTCCAAGGATGGAACATTATAGTTGTATGGTAAATCTATATGGGAGATTAGGATTGATAGACAAAGCTTTTGATTTTGTAATGAAGAGAATGGAATTTGAAGCTGGACCAACAGT
This window encodes:
- the LOC107012778 gene encoding uncharacterized protein LOC107012778, encoding MASLNTLAIVAFALAFLVQVTLGDIACEHLNEASCAFAISSTGTRCVLEKHVRRSGEEVYICRTSEIEADKLKDWIETDECIGGCGVDRNALGISSDALLESRFTSKLCSSACYNNCPNIIDLYFNLAAGEGVYLPKLCAEQKGKGRREMAEIRSSGFVAPAPESEVKPLNFMVAPAMPPF
- the LOC107012779 gene encoding protein ORANGE-LIKE, chloroplastic yields the protein MIPPLLRTLATGSIVLLGGAISISALTTSVLRRKALINKEKFGKLCLYCRGKGFYKCKLCNANGTIKWSPLYDPLFINPCVCPTCEGNKIQRCLNCLGDGRV
- the LOC107012072 gene encoding pentatricopeptide repeat-containing protein At4g25270, chloroplastic, with the protein product METMALTLQQNITISMNYRSPHHHSAKSTHPTFSFTNENTKNQKLHMENPKSRRISLQKSGQNQLVQNQKIPPKTKLQALETVIRNLEMTVKNGTDIYDPQIFASLLETCFQLQAIDHGIRVHELIPEKLLRKNVGISSKLIRLYACSGQTQKAHQLFDKMPKRNTSAFPWNSIISGYAEKGLFEDALAMYFQMVEEGVEPDCYTFPRALKACGGVGLIHVGEEVHRHVIRRGFGSNGFILNALVDMYSKCGDIVKAQKLFDQIGTKDLVSWNSMLIGYMRHELVTKALNLFRLMIRDGIEPDSVSISALLVARIPFSIGKQIHGWVLRRGINQELSIVNSLVDFYADQKKLKQVRWLFENMHERDVVSWNSVISAHSKHSEALLYFEKMVKSGDLPDSVTFVSLLSACAHLGKLEDAERLFRVMQERYDISPRMEHYSCMVNLYGRLGLIDKAFDFVMKRMEFEAGPTVWGALLYACYRHGNVKIGELAAQHLFELEPDNDHNFELLMKIYRNAGLIENVQRIKLMMIERGLDSPIPYERC